The Candidatus Neomarinimicrobiota bacterium DNA window GGAACTGAAAGCCATTTGCGGCAATGATGTCAATATTGAAGTCCCTGAATATGACCGACCCGGCTATCAGGGTACTGTTTATAAAATTGAAAAATATTTCCCCACCTGGAAAATTCCGGAAGATCATCCCCTGGTACAAAGCGGAACAAAAACCTATGAAACGCTTTTCAATGAAAAACCGCGTGTCGACAAATGGACCTTTTCCACCAATGGTGTTTCTCTTTGTGGCCGCCACGGTATCCCCTGTATCGGCTTCGGCCCGGGAAATGAAATTTTTGCCCATGCTCCCAATGAAAAAACACCGATTGATCATTTGGAAAAAGCCACGGCATTTTACACCCTGATACCATACCTACTATAAACCGCAGAGAACACGGAGAACGCAGAGGAAAATGAGATGATTTATGGATGATGATATTAATAAGTTGACTGAAAAAATAATAGGAATGGCAATCAACGTTCATAAGAATCTTGGCCCTGGTTTTCTGGAATCAGTCTATCAGGCAGCACTGGCATATGAACTTCAAAAAGCCGGAATCACTTTTGAAAGAGAAAAAACGTTACCGGTTCATTATGCAGATATTGTTATCGAAAAAGGCTTTCGTTGTGATTTTCTTATCGATAACCAACTGGTTGTCGAATGTAAAGCCGTCAACAAAATGACAAATCTTGATCAGGCACAACTTCTGAATTATCTGAAAATAACAAAATTACAGGTGGGACTACTGATAAATTTTAATGTACCTATTCTGAAAGATGGACTCAAGCGAGTCGTGAATAATTATAAAGGAAAAACTCCGCGTTCTCAGCGAACTCCGCGGTAAACCAAAAAAGGAAAAACTCCGCGTTCTCTGCGAACTCAGCGGTAAACCAAAAAAGGAAATCTCCGCATTCTCTGCGAACTCCGCGGTTAACTTAAAAAGTAAATCTCCGCGTTCTCTGCGAACTCAGCGGTAAACTTAAAAAGTAAATCTCCGCGTTCTCTGCGAACTCAGCGGTAAACCAAAAAAGGAAAAACTCCGCGTTCTCTGCGAACTCAGCGGTAAACCAAAAAAGGAAAAACTCCGCGTTCTCTGCGAACTCCGCGGTTAACTTAAAAAGTAAATCTCCGCGTTCTCAGCGAACTCCGCGGTAAACCAAAAAAGTAAAACTCCGCGTTCTCTGCGAACTCCGCGGTAAACTTAAAAAGTAAATCTCCGCGTTCTCTGCGAACTCAGCGGTTAACTTAGAAGGAGTAACAATGCCTCAAACACTCTTACACGGAAAACACCTGATTACATTTCAGGACTGGACCAATCAGGAAATTGAGATGGTCCTGAATGTGGCATCCGATTTAAAGCGTCGCTTCGCCATGGGTGAAGCACACCGTCTTTTACAGGATAAGACCCTGTTTATGATGTTTTTTGAACAATCCACCCGGACGCGGAATTCCATGGAAGCGGGAATGACCCAGTTGGGTGGGCACGCTCACGATCTGACACCGGACAAAATGCAGTTATCCCACGGGGAATCAGCCAAAGACACAGCCATGGTCCTCTCACGAATGGGACACGGCATTGCCTGCCGGAACTGCTTTTACGGTATCGGAAATCCCTACCTGAACGAACTTGCAAATCATGCCGCCATCCCGGTCATGTCCCTTCAGGACGACCTGTACCACCCCATGCAGGTGATTGCCGACCTGATGACCATCCGTGAATATTTCGGGACCAACACAAAAGGTTTAAAGGTAACCATCTCCTGGGCCTATGCCACATCCCATGCCAAACCTCTCTCCGTGCCTATTTCACAATTCCTCATGTTTCCCCGTTTCGGCATGGATGTAACCATTGCAGCGCCCAAAGAATTCCCCTTCCCCGATTTTCTGGTGAAACAGGCCGGTGAAAACGCCAAAAAATACGGAGGTTCACTCCGGTACACGGAAGACATGGACGAAGGTTTTGAAGGGGCTCACATTGTCATCCCCAAGAATTGGGGCGGATTCGGAAACTGGAATTTTGATGAATACAATGCCAACGAAGAGGCCTGCAAAAAAGAGATGAAGGCCAATCTGGAAAAACACAGGGACTGGATTTGCGACGAGCGCCGGATGAAGCTGGCGTCACCGGAAGTAAAATACATGCACGCCCTACCGGCAGACCGTAGTAAGGAAGTTACCGATGCCGTGATTGACGGACCGGCTTCCATTATCTACGACGAAGCGGAAAACCGTCTCCATACGGCTAAGGCCGTCATGTCACTCACCATGGGCGGAAGGCCTTAGATTCTGATTTAAAAAAGTATGAACCTATGATACACTTTTTCTATAAATGCTCAGAATGTGGCAGGGAATATGAGATCCGTCCGGACCGGATGGTCTGCCCGGACTGTGCCGGGAGTCAGTCTCCGGATGAACCGCTTCGGGGAATTCTCGAAGTTGTGTTGGATGGTCGAATTGCCAACCCGGACGATCCATTCGTTTTTCTGCCGGTGGAAAAGAAATATTTTCCACCAGTGCCCCTTGAAGCCACACCTCTGTGGCAGCCTGAGCGGCTTCTGGATAAAACCGGCTTTCCCCGTCTTTACCTGAAAGACGATACCCGGCAGTTAACCGGTTCCTTGAAAGACAGAGCCTCCCTGTTGGTGGCAGCTTTTGCCCGCCGGGAAGGCATTCGTGAAATCACCGTCGCATCCACCGGCAATGCCGGTTCATCCATGGCAGGAATCGGCGCCGCAGCCGGACTCCAAATCACCCTTTTTCTGCCCAAATCCGCACCGAAAGCCAAAATAATCCAGGCCCTCCAATACGGTGCCCGGGTGATTCCTGTGGACGGCAATTACGACCAGGCATTTAACCTTTCCCTGGCATACAGCCAAAAAGGCGGGACCTTAAGCCGGAACACCGCATATAATCCCCTTACCATCGAAGGCAAAAAGACCGTTGCCCTGGAAATTTTTCACCAGTTGGAAGATATCCCCGACGTGATATTTGTTCCCGTGGGTGACGGTGTGATTTTAAGCGGGGTGTATAAAGGGTTCCGGGATTTGAAAGAACAGGGATTTACCGACCGGATTCCCCATGTTGTGGCAGTCCAGGCGAAGGGCAGTGATGCCATTGCACAAGCCCTGAAAAGGGGAAGTTTCACACCTGTCACAGCCTGTACTCTGGCCGATTCCATCTCTGTGGATATTCCCCGAAACGGCTACTACGCCCTGAAACAACTGAAAGAAAACAACGGATCCTGTGTGACGGTGACCGATGAGGAAATCCTTCAGGCTCAAAAAGATCTCTCTTCCGAGTCCGGACTCTTTGCCGAACCGGCTGCCGCCGCATCCTATGCAGGATTCCTCAAAATAAAGAATTCCATTTCGAAGGATAAAAAAGTAGTGCTGCTGATCACCGGAAACGGACTGAAAGATACCGGGACCGCACAAAAAGGGATTGTTTTTCCGAATCAGGCCATTACATCCCTGAAGGAACTGGATCATGATTGAGGGTGTGATTCTTGCAGCGGGATTTTCACAGCGGGCGGAGGCATTCAAACCGGCCCTTCTTTTGAACGGTAAACCCCTGATCAGGCATTGTATCGACAGTATGCGTTCCGTCTGTGACCGGATTATCATCGTTGGAGGACACGCTTTTGAAACCCTTCGGGATTTATGTGTCGGTGACTCGGATCTGCTTCTTGTTTTCAATGAAAAATATGAATTGGGGATGTTTTCCTCTGTGCAGTGTGGCCTTCGGGCGGTGAAAGGGGAAAAATTCTTCCTGGTGCCCGGCGATCAGCCTGTAGTTAAACCGGACACTTTCCGGCAGATGCTTAAAGCGGAAGGGACACTTATTGTTCCGCGATATAAGGGAAAAAAAGGACACCCCGTGCTTTTTACATCTTCCCATATTCCGGGGATATTATCCCTGCCTGAAAATAGTATTCTCAGGGATTATATACACAGCCGGGATGTAACACTCCTCGACGTGGATGATCCCGGGATCGGAATGGATGTGGATAATCCCGACGATTTAAAAAAAATTCAAACCTATATTCGTGAGATGACACCGTGAAAATGTCCATCAGTAAATCCGTTAAGAGGACCGATGCCAAAGAAAAAATCCGTGGTGAAGCCCGGTATATCGGCGATATGGCCTTTGAAAATCCCCTCTACCTGAAAACCGTCCGCAGTACGCGTCCACACGCCAAAATATTGGATATTCATCTGCCTGATCTTCCGGAGGATTGTTTTATCATTGATAAATCCCACATCCCCGGAAAAAACCGCATGCGGACCGTGGTATCGGATCATCCCATCTTTGCAGAGGATGAAGTGCTGTATATTGGTCAACCCATCCTCCTGGTCGCAGGTCCCGGCCGGGAAACAGTCTACCAAATCTCACAAAAAATCCGAATTGACTACGAAGATCTCCCGGCGGTCTTTACCCTGGAGGAATCAGAGAATAAAAACCAAATTTTCACGGAATACTCTTTTTCCAAAGGGGAACCGGACAAGGCGTTTGAACAGGCTTCGAAAATTATTGAAGATGAATACCGAACGGGACTTCAGGAACATGTGTACCTGGAACCACAGGGCATGGCGGCGGAAGTGAAAGGCGATACCGTTTTTGTCTATGGCTCCATGCAATGCCCCTTTTACGCCGAAGGCGCCCTTACTGAAGCCCTGAACATGCCGGCAGACAAAATCCGGGTCATCCAGACAACAACCGGCGGGGCATTCGGCGGCAAGGAAGAGTTCCCCTCCCTTACAGCCTGCCATACCGCCATAGCAGCACAGGTCACTCAACGTCCCGTCATCCTCATCTACGACCGGGATGAAGATATTATATGCTCCACCAAGCGTCATCCGGCCCTTATCCGGTACAAAGCGGGACTCGATGATAACAACCGGGTAACCGTTCTGGATATTGACATATTATATGATGCCGGAGCTTATACGGGGCTTTCCCCCGTGGTGCTGCAGCGGGGCATATTCTCGGCCACCAATGTTTACAATTTTCATCATCTGAAAGTACGGGGGCGGAATTTCCGGACCCATACCGTCCCATCCGGAGCATTCCGGGGATTCGGCGCACCCCAGTCCATTTTCGGCACAGAAATGCTGATGCACAACATCGCCGTTTCACTGGGACTCGATCCGCTTGAGTTTAAAATGAAGCATATCCTGAAGCAGGGGGATCCTTCCTGCACCGGCGGAAAAATCCACGATAAGGTCATCCTCCCGGAACTGGTAGAAAGGGCTCTGGATTTATCGAATTACCGTCAAAAAATCCGGAGGAAAAAGAAATTCACCGGGACGGGCATCTCCCTTTTTCTTCATGGGTGTGGATTTACAGGAAACGGTGAGCAAACCATCAAAGGGAAAATCATCCTCCGGAAAACCAAAGACCGGGTCATATTAAAAGTCTCAAGTGTGGAAATGGGGCAGGGTGCAG harbors:
- a CDS encoding GxxExxY protein, producing the protein MDDDINKLTEKIIGMAINVHKNLGPGFLESVYQAALAYELQKAGITFEREKTLPVHYADIVIEKGFRCDFLIDNQLVVECKAVNKMTNLDQAQLLNYLKITKLQVGLLINFNVPILKDGLKRVVNNYKGKTPRSQRTPR
- a CDS encoding nucleotidyltransferase family protein, coding for MIEGVILAAGFSQRAEAFKPALLLNGKPLIRHCIDSMRSVCDRIIIVGGHAFETLRDLCVGDSDLLLVFNEKYELGMFSSVQCGLRAVKGEKFFLVPGDQPVVKPDTFRQMLKAEGTLIVPRYKGKKGHPVLFTSSHIPGILSLPENSILRDYIHSRDVTLLDVDDPGIGMDVDNPDDLKKIQTYIREMTP
- a CDS encoding xanthine dehydrogenase family protein — protein: MSISKSVKRTDAKEKIRGEARYIGDMAFENPLYLKTVRSTRPHAKILDIHLPDLPEDCFIIDKSHIPGKNRMRTVVSDHPIFAEDEVLYIGQPILLVAGPGRETVYQISQKIRIDYEDLPAVFTLEESENKNQIFTEYSFSKGEPDKAFEQASKIIEDEYRTGLQEHVYLEPQGMAAEVKGDTVFVYGSMQCPFYAEGALTEALNMPADKIRVIQTTTGGAFGGKEEFPSLTACHTAIAAQVTQRPVILIYDRDEDIICSTKRHPALIRYKAGLDDNNRVTVLDIDILYDAGAYTGLSPVVLQRGIFSATNVYNFHHLKVRGRNFRTHTVPSGAFRGFGAPQSIFGTEMLMHNIAVSLGLDPLEFKMKHILKQGDPSCTGGKIHDKVILPELVERALDLSNYRQKIRRKKKFTGTGISLFLHGCGFTGNGEQTIKGKIILRKTKDRVILKVSSVEMGQGADTTLRKIVAYTLDLPIEKVVCEIRDTGLVPDSGPTVASRTIMIVGGLLRTAAKEMKSRWNEGEEFEISKVYHHPDFLEWDNDTFHGNAYPTYSWGVNVADVMIDPVTYNIHIRKITAVYDVGRAIDERALRGQMEGGIVQGAGWAAIEVMKTKEGRLIQHNLTDYKVPTSMDIPEIVCDFINNPYEFGPFGAKCAGELPMTGAPPAVAAAVSNALGIPIKEIPMTPEKLMELDKHED
- a CDS encoding ornithine carbamoyltransferase encodes the protein MPQTLLHGKHLITFQDWTNQEIEMVLNVASDLKRRFAMGEAHRLLQDKTLFMMFFEQSTRTRNSMEAGMTQLGGHAHDLTPDKMQLSHGESAKDTAMVLSRMGHGIACRNCFYGIGNPYLNELANHAAIPVMSLQDDLYHPMQVIADLMTIREYFGTNTKGLKVTISWAYATSHAKPLSVPISQFLMFPRFGMDVTIAAPKEFPFPDFLVKQAGENAKKYGGSLRYTEDMDEGFEGAHIVIPKNWGGFGNWNFDEYNANEEACKKEMKANLEKHRDWICDERRMKLASPEVKYMHALPADRSKEVTDAVIDGPASIIYDEAENRLHTAKAVMSLTMGGRP
- the thrC gene encoding threonine synthase, whose product is MIHFFYKCSECGREYEIRPDRMVCPDCAGSQSPDEPLRGILEVVLDGRIANPDDPFVFLPVEKKYFPPVPLEATPLWQPERLLDKTGFPRLYLKDDTRQLTGSLKDRASLLVAAFARREGIREITVASTGNAGSSMAGIGAAAGLQITLFLPKSAPKAKIIQALQYGARVIPVDGNYDQAFNLSLAYSQKGGTLSRNTAYNPLTIEGKKTVALEIFHQLEDIPDVIFVPVGDGVILSGVYKGFRDLKEQGFTDRIPHVVAVQAKGSDAIAQALKRGSFTPVTACTLADSISVDIPRNGYYALKQLKENNGSCVTVTDEEILQAQKDLSSESGLFAEPAAAASYAGFLKIKNSISKDKKVVLLITGNGLKDTGTAQKGIVFPNQAITSLKELDHD